In Primulina eburnea isolate SZY01 chromosome 5, ASM2296580v1, whole genome shotgun sequence, a single window of DNA contains:
- the LOC140831641 gene encoding uncharacterized protein At4g06598-like yields MESSNLGTHFPFIPADSTTYAHFAPFESKGKPRNPEAPNTHQRCSSESFLEEQPSWLDDLLNDSEIFTHRGHRRSASDSYAYLGDAAEKFSVRGKSKYESSFIGNLGPQKDLDSTSIDNKINSLDEKSDQVTGEVEGIIGVGKNREQRSSRTLEGLADKASDSQLKPSASKLDSKRAKQHNAHRSRVRKLQYISHLERTVQMLQAEGSQISAELRFLEQQNAILIMENRALTQRLESISQEQIIKHWEQEMLEREIGRLQTLYHLQKQQQMQMNPQHNPKQRRNHDHQPNNSQ; encoded by the exons ATGGAAAGCTCAAATCTTGGCACACATTTCCCTTTCATCCCTGCTGATTCCACCACCTACGCTCACTTTGCACCATTTGAATCGAAAGGAAAGCCGAGGAATCCCGAAGCTCCGAATACCCACCAGCGTTGTTCTTCCGAGAGCTTCCTCGAGGAGCAACCATCTTGGCTTGACGATCTTCTCAACGACTCAGAAATTTTTACTCACAGAGGTCATCGCCGATCAGCAAGTGATTCTTATGCATACTTAGGTGATGCAGCTGAGAAATTTAGCGTAAGAGGGAAATCAAAATATGAAAGTTCATTTATTGGGAACCTAGGACCCCAAAAAGATTTAGACAGCACCTCCATTGACAACAAGATCAACTCCTTGGATGAGAAAAGTGATCAG GTGACAGGAGAAGTGGAAGGAATTATAGGTGTAGGGAAGAACAGAGAGCAAAGAAGTTCACGAACTCTTGAAGGGTTAGCTGATAAAGCTAGTGATTCTCAACTTAAGCCTTCTGCATCAAAGTTGGATTCAAAGCGAGCCAAACA GCACAATGCTCATCGTTCGCGGGTGAGGAAACTTCAATACATATCTCATCTTGAAAGGACTGTGCAAATGCTACAG GCAGAAGGGTCTCAAATCTCAGCTGAACTTAGATTTCTTGAACAGCAAAATGCAATCCTGATCATGGAAAATAGAGCACTTACGCAACGCCTGGAGAGTATATCACAGGAGCAGATCATTAAACACT GGGAGCAAGAGATGCTAGAAAGAGAAATTGGGAGGCTGCAAACTCTTTATCATTTACAGAAGCAACAGCAAATGCAAATGAATCCACAGCATAATCCCAAACAACGCCGCAACCACGATCACCAACCAAACAATTCCCAGTGA
- the LOC140831642 gene encoding transcription repressor MYB6-like — translation MGRSPCCEKSKTNKGAWTKEEDRRLIAYINAHGEGCWRSLPKAAGLLRCGKSCRLRWINYLRPDLKRGNFTQQEDEIIVKFHSLLGNKWSLIAGRLPGRTDNEIKNYWNTHIKRKLISSGIDPQTHRPLKSAATTNVCLDFRNSTDRAISQDHLRPLTLSVDDDNKCNSSMTEDSQPSPQQEKATAASHAVLDLELSIGSSASQPKNGNSVAFNTSSAESSNIFYEFLRSDAGGDDVVKTGGSRDFTGMTYSDIDTILI, via the exons ATGGGTCGTTCCCCTTGCTGTGAAAAAAGTAAGACCAACAAAGGAGCTTGGACTAAAGAAGAAGATCGGCGCCTTATTGCTTACATCAACGCTCATGGCGAAGGCTGCTGGCGTTCCCTCCCCAAAGCAGCGG GATTGCTAAGGTGCGGGAAAAGTTGCAGACTTAGATGGATAAACTATCTGAGGCCTGATCTCAAGAGAGGGAACTTCACTCAACAAGAAGATGAAATCATCGTCAAATTTCATAGTCTGCTGGGAAACAA ATGGTCTTTGATTGCCGGAAGGCTGCCCGGAAGAACTGACAACGAGATCAAGAATTACTGGAACACACACATCAAACGCAAGCTTATCAGCAGCGGCATCGACCCACAAACCCATCGTCCACTGAAGTCCGCCGCCACCACAAACGTTTGCTTAGACTTCAGAAACTCGACTGATCGTGCCATAAGTCAAGATCACTTGCGGCCGTTGACGTTATCGGTTGATGATGATAATAAATGCAACAGCAGCATGACGGAGGACTCCCAGCCGTCGCCGCAGCAGGAGAAGGCTACCGCCGCCTCACATGCAGTACTGGACTTGGAGCTCTCCATAGGGTCTTCTGCTTCGCAGCCCAAGAACGGAAACAGTGTTGCTTTCAACACATCATCTGCAGAGTCCAGCAATATTTTCTACGAGTTCTTACGTTCAGACGCCGGTGGTGACGACGTCGTAAAAACCGGTGGCAGTCGGGATTTCACCGGTATgacttattcagatattgatacAATTCTCATTTGA